The genomic stretch TTTTAACCATTGGGTTGTTAATTATTTTTTCTATTTTTGTTCAGCATTAGTATAAGATGGGTAATCAATTAAGAATAACTTTATGAAAATAATCACTGGAGCATCAAGAGGTATTGGAAAATATTTGATGGAAAAATATTTAAACAAAGGTGAAACAGTTTATGGAACATACTTGTCAACCGAGCCTGATAGTAAATACAGGGAGTTTTTATCAAAGGTCGATATTTCTGATCATGCAGAGGTTGCAAAATGGGTTGGCTCACTTAAATTTGATGATAAAATTGAATTGATAAATTGTGCAGCTACTAACTATAATGCATTTGCTCATAAAGCCGATCCGACAAAATGGAAAAAAACAATTGAAATTAATCTAATAGGAACCTTCAATGTTATCAATGCCTTGTTACCTGAAATGCGAAAGAATAACTATGGCAGAATAATAAATTTTTCATCAGTGGTAGCTAAAATGGGTGTTGCCGGTACAAGCGCTTATGCCAGTTCTAAAGCGGCATTATGGGGATTGTCGAAAAGTATTGCCGTTGAAAATGCTTCCAAAGGAATAACAATAAATTCGTTGAACCTTGGATATTTTAATATTGGTATGATTAGCGATGTGTCTTCTGAAATCCAGGAAAAAATAAAAGAAAAAATTCCTTCTAATAGTTTTGGCGACCCGATTAATATTTATAATTCGGTCAATTATATCATTGCTTCTGATTATATCAATGGTGCCAGTATTGATATTAATGGTTGTATAATTTAATTTCGGGAAAAATGATTTACGAAGACAGTAAAAAAAATATTAAAATTGTTGCCGACAAAATCGAAATTGGTAAAAATGTTAATTTCGGAAATAATATTTCTATAGCGTTAAAAGGGCTTTTCAGTGTTGGCGATTTTAGTCATTTTGGAAATGATATTAATATCAGGGGCAACAACGTTAAAATAGGAAAACATTTATTTCATTCATC from Bacteroidales bacterium encodes the following:
- a CDS encoding SDR family NAD(P)-dependent oxidoreductase gives rise to the protein MKIITGASRGIGKYLMEKYLNKGETVYGTYLSTEPDSKYREFLSKVDISDHAEVAKWVGSLKFDDKIELINCAATNYNAFAHKADPTKWKKTIEINLIGTFNVINALLPEMRKNNYGRIINFSSVVAKMGVAGTSAYASSKAALWGLSKSIAVENASKGITINSLNLGYFNIGMISDVSSEIQEKIKEKIPSNSFGDPINIYNSVNYIIASDYINGASIDINGCII